A genomic segment from Malaclemys terrapin pileata isolate rMalTer1 chromosome 1, rMalTer1.hap1, whole genome shotgun sequence encodes:
- the LOC128830191 gene encoding olfactory receptor 51G2-like, whose translation MEQLQHTVPLVNSSFYQPSTFLLTGFPGLEANHHWISIPFCMFYLVGLSGNCLILIIIKKTQSLHKPTYYFLSMLAVMDLGLALCTLPTTLGIFWFKIRKIEFNACLTQMYFIHILSVMESSVLLAMAFDRFIAISNPLRYSSILTKPTIIKIGLAIVSRAVISLFPIPFLLKRLTYCGNNVLSHSFCFHPDIMKLACADIKVNILYGLIVILSTVGVDFVFIVLSYVLIIKTVVSLTTKEKCLKALNTCVSHICAVLIFFIPMIGLSVLHRCGDNVPPMLNIVVGYIYLIVPPVLNPIIYSVKSKLIRRAMLRTLCWKNESM comes from the coding sequence ATGGAGCAGCTTCAGCACACCGTGCCACTTGTCAATTCCTCCTTCTATCAGCCTTCCACCTTCCTCCTGACGGGCTTTCCGGGGCTGGAAGCCAATCACCACTGGATCTCCATCCCTTTCTGCATGTTCTATCTTGTCGGCCTTTCAGGGAACTGCCTGATCCTGATCATCATCAAGAAGACCCAAAGTCTTCATAAGCCTACGTACTACTTCCTTTCCATGCTGGCCGTGATGGACCTGGGCTTGGCTTTGTGTACCCTTCCTACCACGCTGGGCATCTTTTGGTTTAAGATCAGAAAAATTGAGTTCAATGCCTGTCTCACCCAGATGTATTTTATCCATATACTGTCAGTGATGGAATCCTCGGTGCTCCTAGCCATGGCCTTCGATCGTTTCATCGCTATCTCCAACCCTCTGAGATATTCGTCCATCTTGACCAAGCCAACCATCATAAAAATAGGGCTGGCAATTGTTTCAAGAGCTGTGATCTCCCTCTTCCCAATACCCTTTCTGCTCAAGAGGCTAACCTACTGTGGGAACAATGTGCTTTCCCACTCATTTTGCTTTCACCCTGATATCATGAAGTTGGCCTGCGCAGATATAAAAGTCAACATCCTGTATGGTTTAATTGTCATTCTTTCAACGGTGGGTGTGGATTTTGTGTTCATTGTGCTATCATATGTTCTGATCATTAAGACTGTGGTCAGCCTCACGACCAAGGAAAAATGTCTCAAGGCTTTGAACACATGTGTCTCCCATATCTGTGCCGTCCTAATCTTCTTCATCCCAATGATTGGACTGTCCGTTCTCCATCGCTGTGGTGACAATGTTCCCCCTATGCTTAACATTGTGGTGGGCTATATCTACCTTATTGTGCCCCCCGTCTTAAATCCTATCATATACAGTGTCAAATCCAAACTGATCCGCAGAGCCATGCTCAGAACACTGTGTTGGAAAAATGAGTCAATGTGA